In Pyxidicoccus xibeiensis, the following proteins share a genomic window:
- a CDS encoding ABC transporter substrate-binding protein, which yields MLLPVLVRGAALASALVLVAACRIESAAPASGPVASREGAPSGDVWVYTSMYRHVLDALEPLLKAQLPGVQVHWYQAGSEKVASRLEAERAAGAVRADLLATSDPFLYERLAREKAFARYASPNVLRAPRSLVDPDARYAAIRLSTMVLVHREGTTPAPSSFEALANGRWKGRVAIGDPLTSGTAFTWAVFCQAKYGDAYFTGLREHGAIVAGGNAAVLQKVESGEADAGVLLLENALAARAKGSPIQVVWPTDGAVVIPGPVALFATTPNPVAAKAVLDVLLSPEGQRLIVEKGDMHAVDPRLGGPRGEPGVDALLERAQPWTPALVELGLTRGGAIKESFSRAFSK from the coding sequence ATGCTCCTTCCCGTCCTGGTCCGGGGGGCCGCGCTTGCCTCCGCGCTCGTCCTCGTCGCCGCGTGCCGCATCGAGTCCGCCGCGCCCGCGTCCGGGCCCGTGGCCTCGCGCGAGGGTGCGCCGTCCGGAGACGTCTGGGTGTACACGTCCATGTACCGGCACGTGCTGGACGCGCTGGAGCCGCTGCTGAAGGCGCAGCTCCCCGGCGTGCAGGTCCACTGGTACCAGGCCGGCAGCGAGAAGGTGGCCAGCCGCCTGGAGGCCGAGCGCGCCGCCGGAGCCGTGCGCGCGGACCTCCTCGCCACGTCGGACCCGTTCCTCTACGAGCGGCTCGCCCGCGAGAAGGCCTTCGCCCGCTACGCCTCCCCCAACGTGCTGCGCGCGCCCCGCTCCCTGGTGGACCCCGACGCGCGCTACGCGGCCATCCGCCTGTCCACCATGGTGCTGGTCCACCGCGAGGGCACCACGCCCGCGCCGTCCTCCTTTGAGGCGCTCGCGAACGGGCGCTGGAAGGGGCGCGTGGCCATCGGAGACCCGCTCACCTCGGGCACCGCCTTCACGTGGGCCGTGTTCTGCCAGGCGAAGTATGGCGACGCATACTTCACCGGCCTGCGCGAGCACGGCGCCATCGTCGCGGGAGGCAACGCGGCGGTGCTCCAGAAGGTGGAGAGCGGCGAGGCCGACGCGGGCGTGCTGCTCCTGGAGAACGCGCTGGCGGCCCGGGCGAAGGGCAGCCCCATCCAGGTGGTGTGGCCCACGGATGGCGCCGTCGTCATCCCCGGGCCGGTGGCCCTCTTCGCGACGACGCCCAACCCCGTGGCGGCGAAGGCCGTGCTGGACGTGCTGCTGTCCCCCGAGGGCCAGCGCCTCATCGTCGAGAAGGGAGACATGCACGCGGTGGACCCGAGGCTCGGCGGTCCGCGGGGTGAGCCCGGGGTGGACGCGCTGCTGGAGCGCGCGCAGCCGTGGACGCCCGCGCTCGTGGAATTGGGGCTCACGCGGGGCGGAGCCATCAAGGAGTCGTTCAGCCGGGCCTTCTCGAAATGA
- a CDS encoding nuclear transport factor 2 family protein, with protein sequence MSTTNLDTALRYLQALESGATGEALAPFFHPDVVQREHPNALYRTGQTRDLKTMLADSERGKKLLASQRYAVRGTVAQGDSVALEVDWSGTLAVPAGNLPAGATMRAALGVFLTFQDGRIVSQRNYDCYEPF encoded by the coding sequence ATGTCCACGACGAACCTCGACACCGCGCTGCGCTATCTCCAGGCCCTGGAGTCCGGGGCGACGGGTGAAGCGCTGGCGCCCTTCTTCCACCCGGACGTCGTCCAGCGGGAGCACCCCAACGCGCTCTACCGCACCGGGCAGACGCGGGACTTGAAGACGATGCTGGCGGACTCGGAGCGGGGGAAGAAGCTGCTCGCGTCCCAGCGCTACGCCGTGCGCGGGACGGTGGCGCAGGGGGACAGCGTGGCGCTGGAGGTGGACTGGAGCGGCACGCTGGCCGTGCCCGCGGGGAACCTGCCCGCTGGCGCCACGATGCGCGCCGCACTCGGCGTGTTCCTCACCTTCCAGGACGGCCGCATCGTCTCCCAGCGCAACTACGACTGCTACGAGCCGTTCTGA
- a CDS encoding ABC transporter permease: MSTSRWLGLGAWLVPLVFFAVGPVAVLLLRGTGASGDAGLSWLAGEAGALGNTLAISAGASVLALVLGTPLALLLFRTDLPLRGAFTVLFTLPSAIPAFIWGMGWLSLASPRAGYLNRLLGEGAFNIYGPVGIAFVEGLSGLPLVLLAGAAALRRVDPALEEAARVCGASPVRALLATTLPLALPSLLSGAVMVFLMAASSFGVPYLLGVSASPPTRVLTTRIYELVLLGGDEGLGRASVLATALLLLTPVALLGTWALGRSGRVRLSAGKGVALRRFPLGRARAGAAVAVGAVCAVLVLLPLAAILLTSLQRSFGAELAWRELTLAHWSGVLLEPRTLRATGRSLLLAAGAGALVCVLGLAAAVLQRGFRRFGAGVEALAVWPYAVPGTVLALALLLAFSRDLRFILLGRVAFVLALAHTPWLLLIAYAAKYLALGARNSTEALAQIDPSLAEAARVSGAGPWRAFLDAPLPLLRPALAVAFVLAFLACATEITMSVLLVPAGSEVLGTLLFELQSYADPAAAAVLACAFVALVVVGQALLARVGRRAVEAR; encoded by the coding sequence ATGAGCACGTCCCGCTGGCTCGGCCTGGGCGCGTGGCTGGTGCCCCTGGTGTTCTTCGCGGTGGGCCCCGTCGCCGTGCTGCTGCTGCGCGGCACGGGGGCCTCCGGCGACGCGGGCCTGTCCTGGCTGGCGGGTGAGGCCGGGGCGCTGGGAAACACGCTCGCCATCTCCGCCGGGGCCTCGGTGCTGGCGCTCGTGCTGGGGACTCCGCTGGCGCTCCTGCTGTTCCGCACGGACCTGCCGCTGCGCGGCGCCTTCACCGTGCTGTTCACCCTGCCCTCCGCCATCCCCGCGTTTATTTGGGGCATGGGGTGGCTGTCGCTGGCCAGCCCGCGCGCGGGCTACCTCAACCGGCTGCTGGGCGAGGGCGCCTTCAACATCTACGGCCCGGTGGGCATCGCCTTCGTGGAGGGGCTGTCGGGGCTGCCGCTGGTGCTGCTGGCGGGGGCCGCGGCGCTGCGGCGCGTGGACCCGGCGCTGGAGGAGGCAGCGCGGGTGTGCGGCGCCTCGCCCGTGCGCGCGCTGCTGGCTACGACGCTGCCCTTGGCCCTGCCGTCGCTGCTGTCCGGCGCGGTGATGGTGTTCCTCATGGCGGCGTCCTCCTTCGGCGTGCCGTACCTGCTGGGTGTGTCCGCTTCACCGCCCACGCGGGTGCTCACCACGCGCATCTACGAACTGGTGCTGCTGGGCGGTGACGAGGGCCTGGGACGCGCGTCGGTGCTGGCCACCGCGCTGCTGCTGCTCACGCCCGTGGCGCTGCTGGGGACGTGGGCCCTGGGCCGCTCCGGCCGCGTGCGGCTGAGCGCGGGAAAGGGCGTGGCGCTCCGGCGCTTCCCGCTCGGCCGTGCGCGGGCTGGCGCCGCCGTGGCCGTGGGCGCCGTCTGCGCGGTGCTGGTGCTGCTGCCCTTGGCCGCCATCCTCCTCACGTCCCTGCAGCGCAGCTTCGGCGCGGAGCTGGCGTGGCGAGAGCTGACGCTGGCGCACTGGTCCGGCGTGCTGCTGGAGCCGCGCACGCTGCGGGCCACCGGGCGCAGCCTCCTGCTGGCGGCGGGGGCGGGCGCGCTGGTGTGCGTGCTGGGGCTGGCGGCGGCGGTGCTCCAGCGGGGGTTCCGTCGCTTCGGGGCGGGCGTGGAGGCGCTGGCCGTGTGGCCCTATGCCGTCCCGGGCACGGTGCTGGCGCTGGCGCTGCTGCTCGCCTTCTCGCGGGACTTGCGCTTCATCCTGCTGGGCCGCGTGGCCTTCGTGCTGGCGCTGGCGCACACGCCGTGGCTGCTGCTCATCGCGTACGCGGCGAAGTACCTGGCGCTGGGGGCGCGCAACAGCACGGAGGCGCTGGCGCAGATTGACCCGTCGCTCGCGGAGGCGGCGCGGGTGAGCGGCGCGGGCCCGTGGCGCGCGTTCCTGGACGCGCCATTGCCGCTGCTGCGCCCGGCGCTCGCGGTGGCGTTCGTGCTGGCGTTCCTCGCATGCGCGACGGAGATAACGATGTCCGTGCTGCTGGTGCCGGCGGGCTCCGAGGTGCTGGGCACGCTGCTGTTCGAGCTGCAGAGCTACGCGGACCCGGCGGCGGCGGCGGTGCTGGCGTGTGCCTTCGTCGCGCTGGTGGTGGTGGGGCAGGCGTTGCTCGCGCGGGTGGGCCGGCGCGCGGTGGAGGCGCGGTGA
- a CDS encoding ABC transporter ATP-binding protein, with translation MAAIALEHLFKSYGATPVVKGLSLDVREGELVSLLGPSGCGKTTTLRMLAGLEHPDSGVIRIGGEVVAGPGVRVPPERRGLGMVFQSYAVWPHRSVEENVAYPLTLRRVAKAEVASRVKEALRWVRLEALAARRPHELSGGQLQRVALARALVANPRVLLLDEPLSNLDAALREELRAEIAALRARLGTTMVFVTHDQGEALALSDRIAVMNRGVIEQVDTPERLYREPATPFVAGFVGGANVLTGEVREGTFRTAQGSVVFPLPPNTATGPDGPCTLVVRPEDLELGGEGTLLPLSARLFLGHAAEYRFPVGGTLLRVVGPPREARAGEELAVRIWKAKVFPSV, from the coding sequence ATGGCGGCGATTGCGCTGGAGCACCTGTTCAAGTCGTACGGCGCCACGCCCGTGGTGAAGGGGCTGAGCCTGGACGTGCGCGAGGGCGAGCTCGTCTCCCTGCTGGGGCCTTCCGGCTGCGGGAAGACGACGACGCTGCGGATGCTCGCGGGGTTGGAGCATCCGGACTCCGGCGTCATCCGCATCGGCGGCGAGGTTGTGGCCGGGCCCGGCGTGCGCGTGCCTCCCGAGCGGCGCGGGCTGGGCATGGTGTTCCAGAGCTACGCCGTCTGGCCGCACCGCTCGGTGGAGGAGAACGTGGCGTACCCGCTGACGCTGCGCCGGGTGGCGAAGGCGGAGGTGGCGTCGCGGGTGAAGGAGGCGCTGCGGTGGGTACGGCTGGAGGCGCTCGCGGCACGGCGGCCGCACGAGCTGTCGGGCGGGCAGTTGCAGCGTGTGGCGCTGGCACGGGCGCTGGTGGCGAACCCGCGCGTGCTGCTGCTGGACGAGCCGCTGTCCAACCTGGACGCGGCGCTGCGCGAGGAGCTGCGCGCGGAGATTGCCGCCCTGCGTGCGCGGCTGGGGACGACGATGGTCTTCGTCACGCACGACCAGGGCGAGGCGCTGGCGCTGTCGGACCGCATCGCGGTGATGAACCGGGGCGTCATCGAGCAGGTGGACACGCCCGAGCGGCTCTACCGTGAGCCGGCGACACCGTTCGTCGCGGGCTTCGTGGGTGGGGCGAATGTCCTGACGGGCGAGGTGCGTGAGGGGACGTTCCGCACCGCGCAGGGGAGCGTGGTGTTCCCACTGCCGCCCAACACTGCGACAGGTCCGGACGGGCCGTGCACGCTGGTGGTGCGGCCGGAGGACCTGGAGCTGGGCGGCGAGGGCACGCTGCTGCCACTGTCCGCGCGGCTGTTCCTGGGGCACGCGGCGGAGTACCGCTTCCCGGTGGGCGGCACGCTGCTGCGCGTGGTGGGGCCGCCGCGTGAAGCGCGTGCGGGGGAGGAGCTGGCGGTGCGCATCTGGAAGGCGAAGGTGTTCCCCTCGGTGTGA
- a CDS encoding ABC transporter permease, whose product MDTLAQDLRLALRRLRRSPTFTLVAVATLALGIGANVAIFSVVHTVLLRPLPMHDDARLVRLFTLRKQGPPGPTSPPDLVDLREQTRAFTGLVGVAGTAMTLGADGPETSPEKLQAGLVSPEFFQVLGVKVPLGRALQAGDDAPGAPKVAVLSHGLWQRRFGGSPAVLGRALGFGGPEPWTVVGVAAPGFDFPSSAEVWFPLTLDESMKTAQARGAHWLEVYGRLAPGVSLEHARADASEVARRLAAQHPATNADKGVGVEPLRDVLLGNVRPSLLLLLGAVGLVLLIACANLTHLLLARAASREGELSVRLALGASRGRLARELLLESAVLSVLGGAAGLLAAMWALDVLALLGPRDIPRIEQVALDGTVLAFTAGLSVLTTFLFGLVPALQGSRADLGRSLRAMSGGSGGGAHRHRTRSTLIVGETALAVLLLVSAGLLLRSFLHLQRADLGFRPEGVLTVKLDLPPLHYRFGSAAPAAFFDRLLERLRALPGVQSAGMVSGLPMDGVKWTLPMRDPRRPVPQGSEPWQTRVRIITPGALETLGAKVSRGRDLTSTDVGEGGRVVLISAEAARRYWPGEDPIGHVVETDMNWGNGTFGGRVVGVVEDVAIDGPAAPAQPELYVPYDQARSTEMTLLLRTSGDPLGLVASVRAEVRALDASLALGHIRTLSSVVDGTVAPLRFYLLLVGVFAGVALVLAAVGLYGVVAYAVLQRTRELGIRMALGAREQQVMRMVLGRYLRLTAVGLVLGVALAVGASRALTHLLSGVQPVDPLTYAAVVMVLGAVAFLAALLPARRASRVPPSVALRGE is encoded by the coding sequence ATGGACACCCTCGCCCAGGACCTGAGGCTGGCGCTGCGCAGGCTGCGCCGCAGCCCCACCTTCACGCTGGTGGCGGTGGCCACGCTGGCGCTCGGCATCGGCGCCAACGTGGCCATCTTCAGCGTGGTGCACACGGTGCTGCTGCGGCCGCTGCCCATGCATGACGACGCGCGGCTGGTGCGGCTGTTCACCCTGCGCAAGCAGGGCCCACCGGGCCCCACCTCGCCGCCGGACCTGGTGGACTTGCGCGAGCAGACGCGCGCCTTCACCGGCCTCGTCGGCGTGGCGGGCACGGCGATGACGCTGGGGGCCGACGGGCCCGAGACTTCCCCCGAGAAGCTCCAGGCCGGCCTCGTGTCCCCCGAGTTCTTCCAGGTGCTCGGCGTGAAGGTGCCCCTGGGCCGCGCGCTCCAGGCGGGCGACGACGCGCCGGGCGCACCGAAGGTGGCGGTCCTCTCCCACGGGCTGTGGCAGCGGCGCTTCGGTGGCAGTCCCGCGGTGCTCGGCCGCGCGCTGGGCTTCGGGGGCCCCGAGCCCTGGACGGTGGTGGGCGTGGCGGCCCCGGGCTTCGACTTCCCCTCGAGCGCGGAGGTCTGGTTCCCGCTGACGCTGGACGAGAGCATGAAGACGGCGCAGGCGCGGGGCGCCCACTGGCTGGAGGTCTACGGCCGGCTCGCCCCCGGCGTCAGCCTGGAGCACGCCCGCGCCGACGCCTCCGAGGTCGCCCGCCGGCTCGCCGCGCAGCACCCGGCGACGAACGCGGACAAGGGCGTGGGCGTGGAGCCGCTGCGCGACGTGCTGCTGGGCAACGTGCGGCCCTCGCTGCTCCTGCTGCTGGGGGCGGTGGGACTGGTGCTGCTCATCGCCTGCGCCAACCTCACCCACCTGCTGCTGGCGCGCGCGGCGTCCCGCGAGGGCGAGCTGTCCGTCCGCCTCGCCCTGGGCGCCAGCCGGGGCCGCCTCGCCCGCGAGCTGCTGCTGGAGAGCGCCGTGCTGTCGGTGCTCGGAGGCGCGGCGGGCCTGCTGGCGGCGATGTGGGCGCTGGATGTCCTGGCCCTGCTGGGCCCTCGCGACATCCCCCGCATCGAGCAGGTGGCGCTGGACGGCACGGTGCTGGCCTTCACCGCCGGGCTGTCGGTGCTCACCACGTTCCTCTTCGGCCTCGTGCCGGCGCTGCAGGGCTCGCGCGCGGACCTGGGCCGGAGCCTGCGGGCGATGAGCGGCGGGAGCGGCGGGGGTGCGCACCGCCACCGGACTCGCTCCACCCTCATCGTGGGGGAGACGGCGCTGGCGGTGCTGCTGCTGGTGAGCGCGGGCCTGCTGCTGCGCAGCTTCCTCCATCTGCAGCGCGCCGACCTGGGCTTCCGGCCCGAGGGCGTGCTGACGGTGAAGCTCGACCTGCCCCCGCTCCACTATCGCTTCGGCAGCGCCGCGCCCGCGGCCTTCTTCGACAGGCTGCTGGAGCGGCTGCGCGCCCTGCCCGGCGTGCAGTCCGCGGGGATGGTGAGCGGCCTGCCCATGGACGGCGTGAAGTGGACGCTCCCCATGAGGGACCCGCGGCGGCCCGTGCCACAGGGCAGCGAGCCCTGGCAGACGCGGGTGCGCATCATCACCCCCGGCGCGCTGGAGACGCTGGGGGCGAAGGTGTCGCGCGGCAGGGACCTCACCTCCACGGACGTGGGCGAGGGCGGGCGCGTGGTGCTCATCAGCGCCGAGGCCGCGCGCCGCTACTGGCCCGGTGAGGACCCCATCGGCCACGTGGTGGAGACGGACATGAACTGGGGCAACGGCACCTTCGGCGGCCGGGTGGTGGGCGTGGTGGAGGACGTGGCCATCGACGGGCCCGCCGCGCCCGCGCAGCCCGAGCTGTACGTCCCGTATGACCAGGCCCGCAGCACGGAGATGACGCTGCTGCTGCGCACCTCGGGCGATCCGCTCGGGCTGGTCGCCTCGGTCCGCGCCGAGGTCCGTGCGCTCGACGCGAGCCTGGCGCTGGGGCACATCCGGACGCTGTCGTCCGTGGTGGACGGCACGGTGGCACCGCTGCGCTTCTACCTGCTGCTGGTGGGCGTCTTCGCGGGTGTGGCCCTGGTGCTCGCCGCGGTGGGCCTCTATGGCGTGGTGGCGTACGCGGTGCTCCAGCGCACCCGCGAGCTGGGCATCCGCATGGCGCTGGGCGCGCGCGAGCAGCAGGTGATGCGCATGGTGCTGGGGCGCTACCTGCGGCTCACCGCCGTGGGGCTCGTCCTCGGCGTCGCGCTCGCGGTGGGTGCCAGCCGGGCCCTCACGCACCTGCTCAGCGGCGTGCAGCCCGTCGACCCGCTCACCTACGCGGCGGTGGTGATGGTGCTCGGCGCGGTGGCCTTCCTCGCCGCCCTGCTGCCCGCGCGCCGCGCCTCACGCGTCCCGCCCTCGGTGGCACTCCGGGGCGAGTGA